One genomic segment of Photobacterium sp. DA100 includes these proteins:
- a CDS encoding YbaY family lipoprotein — MKRVFALISVLAVALIVSACSSMIQQDADLEAVTGTLTYKERIALPDHARITVTLADVSKMDVAAEVLSSQAFLADGKQVPFDYQLNFSRQEIRPNHTYAVSARIEVDGKLWFITDTANHVLTDQAGSTHKDVVLVKVN; from the coding sequence ATGAAAAGGGTTTTTGCACTGATTTCGGTATTGGCTGTGGCGCTGATCGTATCGGCTTGTAGCAGCATGATCCAACAAGATGCCGACTTGGAAGCGGTGACGGGGACCTTGACTTACAAAGAGCGTATTGCCTTGCCGGATCATGCCCGTATCACTGTGACGTTGGCCGATGTGTCCAAAATGGATGTCGCCGCAGAAGTACTCAGTAGCCAGGCTTTTTTGGCGGATGGTAAACAGGTGCCTTTTGACTACCAATTAAATTTCTCCCGTCAGGAAATCAGGCCTAACCATACCTATGCGGTGAGTGCGCGTATCGAAGTGGACGGCAAGTTGTGGTTCATTACCGATACGGCTAATCATGTACTGACTGACCAAGCTGGGTCGACTCATAAAGATGTGGTATTGGTAAAGGTCAACTAA
- a CDS encoding Lrp/AsnC family transcriptional regulator, with protein sequence MADLDKTDRTLLRLLQQDGTLALAELAEAVNLTTTPCWKRLKRLEESGILRQRVALLDPVKLGLSFTAFVQIKTSNHSKEWYHKFVDTVSDFPEVMEFYRMAGEYDYMMKVQVADMSAFDQFYKKLVNSIEGLTNVTSTFAMEPLKYTTALPV encoded by the coding sequence TTGGCTGATTTGGATAAAACAGACAGAACCCTACTACGTCTATTGCAACAAGATGGCACGCTGGCACTGGCGGAGCTGGCAGAGGCAGTAAACCTGACGACAACGCCATGCTGGAAGCGCCTCAAGCGTCTCGAAGAGAGTGGGATTTTACGCCAGCGGGTTGCCTTGCTGGATCCGGTAAAGCTCGGCTTGTCGTTTACAGCTTTCGTTCAGATCAAAACCAGTAACCACTCTAAGGAGTGGTACCACAAATTTGTTGATACGGTGTCTGACTTTCCTGAAGTGATGGAGTTCTACCGCATGGCCGGTGAGTATGACTACATGATGAAGGTGCAGGTGGCCGATATGTCAGCGTTTGATCAGTTCTATAAAAAGCTGGTGAACAGCATCGAAGGGCTGACCAATGTGACGTCGACCTTTGCCATGGAGCCGCTCAAGTACACCACGGCCTTGCCGGTGTAA
- the nagA gene encoding N-acetylglucosamine-6-phosphate deacetylase — protein MGHFIIKSDHIITPQGEVAGFLEVNNGKITAIHREYTGEYIDHSEHNIMPGFVDIHIHGWGRGSFAYKGTLDSLRHMSEDLPKVGVTSYLPTSGTMPNDFLESSLQAAAEHIAEFQPAMGAEPVGVHMEGPYINPEYLGLQREDSIQRPSIAGFDHFNALSGDNIRLMTLAPEVEGSLDLIRHMRSKGITASAGHTAATFDQITTAIEAGLNHFTHAFSGMRGFHHRELGVVGALMYHQDVYAEVAKQTGITIRHEAFDILYRLKKDRRLVMMTDCMGYADFPDGYEFYHYLRKETFNVKDGQLFLTHDDGTVKQVNPCCYKDVEGLEMNFLESVRAVVDRLDNGLCSVASIACENPATLAGVADRKGSLEAGKDADILVLDQELQLLDVYCCGVKQAL, from the coding sequence GTGGGTCATTTCATTATCAAATCGGATCACATCATCACCCCGCAGGGGGAGGTTGCCGGCTTCCTTGAGGTCAATAATGGCAAGATCACGGCAATCCACCGTGAGTATACTGGCGAGTATATCGATCATAGCGAGCACAACATCATGCCGGGCTTTGTCGATATTCACATTCATGGCTGGGGCAGGGGCTCTTTTGCCTACAAGGGGACGCTAGACTCTCTGCGCCATATGAGTGAAGACCTGCCGAAGGTCGGCGTGACCTCCTACCTGCCGACCAGCGGTACTATGCCCAATGATTTTCTCGAGAGCTCGTTGCAGGCTGCGGCGGAGCATATTGCCGAGTTTCAACCTGCAATGGGAGCCGAGCCGGTTGGGGTCCATATGGAAGGCCCGTATATCAACCCCGAGTATCTGGGGCTGCAGCGGGAGGATAGTATCCAGCGACCGAGTATCGCGGGCTTTGATCATTTCAATGCATTATCGGGTGACAACATTCGCTTGATGACGCTGGCCCCGGAGGTGGAGGGCAGCTTAGATCTTATTCGCCATATGCGCAGCAAGGGGATCACGGCGTCGGCCGGTCATACTGCGGCGACGTTTGACCAAATTACCACGGCGATTGAAGCGGGCTTGAACCATTTCACCCATGCGTTCAGTGGGATGCGAGGTTTTCATCACCGTGAGCTGGGAGTTGTCGGGGCGTTGATGTATCACCAGGATGTGTATGCCGAAGTCGCTAAGCAGACAGGGATCACCATCCGCCATGAAGCGTTCGATATTCTTTATCGGCTGAAAAAAGATCGCCGTTTGGTGATGATGACGGACTGTATGGGCTATGCCGATTTTCCTGATGGCTATGAGTTCTACCACTACCTGCGTAAAGAAACCTTCAACGTCAAAGATGGTCAGTTGTTCCTGACCCATGATGACGGCACGGTGAAGCAGGTGAACCCGTGCTGCTACAAAGACGTCGAAGGGCTGGAGATGAACTTCCTTGAATCGGTGCGGGCTGTTGTCGACCGGCTGGATAATGGTCTCTGCTCGGTAGCAAGCATCGCCTGCGAAAACCCGGCTACCTTGGCAGGGGTCGCTGACCGCAAAGGGAGCCTTGAGGCCGGAAAAGATGCCGATATTCTGGTACTGGACCAAGAGCTGCAGCTGTTGGACGTATACTGCTGTGGTGTGAAGCAGGCCTTGTAA
- a CDS encoding PLP-dependent cysteine synthase family protein, whose product MSHDPQWIHTAIRKIEADFQRSADTHLIKLDIPSLDGIDIYLKDESTHPTGSLKHRLARSLFLFALCNGWIGKDTPIIESSSGSTAVSEAYFARLLGLPFIAVVPRKTARKKIEQIEFYGGRAHLVDSPSEIYEESRRLAKELNGHYMDQFTYAERATDWRGNNNIANSIFDQMKLEEHPIPSWVVMSPGTGGTSATIGRYIRYQMHSTKLCVVDPENSVFHQYYKTRDPSLTGECGSRIEGIGRPRVEPSFIPDVVDEMRTIADAASIATAHWLEKLLGRKAGASTGTNLYGVLQLASEMKARGETGSIVTLLCDSGERYLDTYFNRDWVEDNIGDISGYLAQLEQLEQTGKLS is encoded by the coding sequence ATGAGCCACGACCCGCAATGGATTCACACCGCAATCCGCAAAATTGAAGCCGACTTTCAACGCTCAGCCGATACCCACCTGATCAAGCTGGATATCCCATCGCTGGACGGCATTGACATCTACCTAAAAGACGAAAGCACTCACCCAACCGGTAGCCTCAAGCACCGTTTGGCCCGCTCGCTGTTCCTGTTTGCCCTGTGTAACGGTTGGATTGGCAAAGATACCCCAATCATTGAGTCCTCATCAGGCAGTACTGCGGTCTCCGAGGCCTATTTTGCCCGCTTGCTCGGCTTGCCGTTTATCGCCGTGGTACCGCGCAAAACGGCCCGCAAGAAAATTGAGCAAATCGAGTTTTACGGTGGCCGCGCCCATTTGGTCGACAGCCCTAGCGAGATCTATGAGGAATCCCGGCGCTTGGCCAAGGAACTCAATGGCCACTACATGGATCAGTTCACCTACGCCGAGCGGGCGACTGACTGGCGGGGAAATAACAACATAGCCAACAGCATCTTTGATCAGATGAAGCTCGAAGAGCATCCCATTCCAAGCTGGGTTGTTATGAGTCCGGGTACCGGCGGCACATCAGCCACCATCGGCCGCTATATTCGCTACCAAATGCACAGCACCAAACTGTGTGTGGTCGACCCGGAAAACTCGGTATTCCACCAGTACTACAAGACCCGCGATCCTTCGCTGACCGGCGAATGCGGCAGCCGTATCGAAGGTATCGGTCGCCCGCGTGTAGAACCTAGCTTTATCCCCGATGTGGTGGATGAAATGCGCACGATTGCGGATGCTGCCAGTATTGCCACAGCGCACTGGCTGGAGAAACTGCTTGGCCGCAAGGCCGGTGCCTCTACCGGCACCAACCTATACGGCGTGCTGCAGCTCGCCAGCGAGATGAAAGCCCGAGGTGAGACCGGCTCAATTGTCACCCTGCTGTGCGACAGCGGCGAACGTTACCTCGATACCTACTTCAACCGGGACTGGGTTGAAGACAACATTGGTGATATCAGTGGTTACCTGGCCCAGCTTGAGCAATTGGAGCAAACCGGCAAACTGAGCTAG
- a CDS encoding MGMT family protein: MDDFASQIYTQVHQIPHGKVATYGDIAKFAGFPGYARQVGRLMATLPDGSTLPWHRVVNAKGEISLTGHDLQRQRRKLIDEGVEVSDAGRLKLSRYRWDGF, encoded by the coding sequence ATGGATGATTTCGCGTCTCAAATCTACACCCAAGTTCACCAAATTCCACATGGAAAAGTCGCAACTTATGGCGATATAGCCAAATTTGCAGGTTTTCCCGGCTATGCCCGCCAAGTAGGGCGACTTATGGCAACCTTACCCGACGGGTCAACACTGCCCTGGCACCGGGTTGTGAATGCAAAAGGAGAGATTTCCCTGACAGGGCACGATTTACAGCGCCAACGCCGAAAATTGATTGATGAAGGGGTGGAGGTCAGTGATGCCGGGCGGCTCAAACTTAGCCGTTATCGATGGGATGGCTTTTGA
- a CDS encoding adenylosuccinate lyase family protein yields MRALYDSKSKTIDHEGMKDLFSNDARIQSWLDLESALAQAQAEVGMIPAEAARNIAENSHIDKIDLVRMNEIFEKIGHGFVPLIKVLVEACDEESGKYVHYGVTTQNIQQSAHLLLVKKFHDKLMDFVDRTIVNLGRLAAEHKDTVMAGRTHGKHALPITYGYKVAVWINELMAAKERMQEAEKRVFTVMMGGAVGAFHATGEKGRQVQDRVAEMLGMHSMPIPSRNTRIFRAEYITNLCLLATTYHKIAEEVYQTSSEEFAEVSEAFTKGTVGSSTMPQKVNPKLAKGIIANSQKLYSVQTASMYVAPRPFEADSSAYFIYDASLQESVELMAEIILRAEELTRTLVVNRERMFDNVMITKGLINSEKIMMSLVERLGKDPAHELVYELAMESTHQGIDYNVVLASNPVITEHFSEQEIKEMLDPACYTGLCADIAEQFAQLALQGK; encoded by the coding sequence ATGCGTGCTTTATACGATTCAAAGAGCAAAACCATTGATCATGAAGGGATGAAAGATCTCTTCTCTAACGATGCCCGCATTCAGTCTTGGCTTGATCTCGAGTCGGCCCTGGCGCAGGCACAGGCGGAGGTGGGGATGATCCCCGCCGAAGCCGCCCGTAACATTGCGGAAAACAGCCATATCGACAAGATTGACCTGGTGCGGATGAATGAAATCTTCGAGAAGATCGGCCATGGTTTTGTGCCACTTATCAAGGTACTGGTGGAGGCCTGCGACGAAGAAAGCGGCAAGTATGTTCACTACGGGGTAACAACGCAGAATATCCAGCAGAGTGCCCATTTGCTGCTGGTGAAGAAGTTCCACGACAAGCTGATGGATTTTGTCGACCGCACCATTGTTAACCTTGGCCGCCTGGCGGCCGAGCACAAAGACACCGTGATGGCGGGCCGTACCCACGGCAAGCACGCACTGCCAATTACCTATGGCTACAAGGTCGCCGTGTGGATTAACGAGCTGATGGCGGCAAAAGAGCGGATGCAGGAAGCGGAAAAGCGTGTGTTCACCGTTATGATGGGCGGCGCGGTTGGTGCTTTCCACGCAACCGGTGAGAAAGGGCGCCAGGTGCAGGATCGTGTCGCGGAAATGCTGGGGATGCATTCGATGCCGATCCCGTCGCGTAATACGCGCATCTTCCGCGCCGAATACATTACCAACTTGTGCTTGCTGGCCACGACCTACCACAAGATAGCGGAAGAGGTATACCAGACCTCCAGCGAAGAGTTTGCCGAAGTATCGGAAGCCTTCACCAAGGGCACGGTGGGCAGCAGTACCATGCCGCAGAAGGTCAACCCTAAGCTGGCTAAGGGGATCATCGCCAACTCCCAGAAGCTGTATTCGGTACAGACGGCGAGCATGTATGTTGCCCCGCGTCCGTTCGAGGCTGATAGCTCGGCCTACTTCATTTATGATGCCAGCTTGCAGGAAAGTGTTGAGCTGATGGCGGAGATTATCCTGCGTGCCGAGGAGCTGACTCGGACACTGGTGGTTAACCGCGAGCGGATGTTCGATAACGTGATGATCACCAAGGGGCTGATCAATAGCGAGAAAATCATGATGAGCCTGGTTGAGCGCCTAGGTAAGGATCCCGCCCATGAGCTGGTTTATGAACTGGCGATGGAAAGTACCCACCAGGGAATTGACTACAATGTCGTACTGGCCAGCAACCCGGTGATCACCGAGCACTTTAGCGAGCAGGAGATCAAGGAGATGCTGGATCCGGCCTGTTACACCGGCTTGTGTGCGGATATCGCAGAGCAGTTTGCCCAGTTGGCCTTACAGGGGAAATAG
- a CDS encoding peptidoglycan-binding domain-containing protein: protein MTDKTQLPAISVGKLFTSTIANISEVRNQLDFTGTVDVGVTLNTTLKDNTGVLLVPFKGKDTSHSTIEVKLATRIHLSEVEKTIHFIYQGELRLGDKGHKVKALQRKLNQLLNLSLKVDGDFGKNTADAVKAFKYLQNLPFDSVLDEVAGMKLMKLPHL, encoded by the coding sequence ATGACTGACAAAACCCAGCTACCGGCAATATCGGTAGGTAAACTTTTTACTTCAACTATTGCCAATATTTCCGAGGTACGTAACCAGCTTGACTTCACTGGCACTGTCGATGTGGGTGTAACCTTAAACACGACGTTGAAGGATAACACCGGCGTTCTGCTCGTGCCCTTCAAGGGTAAAGATACCAGCCACTCAACAATTGAAGTGAAACTAGCTACCCGAATACACCTCTCAGAAGTAGAAAAAACAATACATTTCATTTACCAGGGTGAGCTGCGTCTAGGAGATAAAGGGCATAAGGTCAAAGCATTACAAAGAAAGTTAAACCAATTACTTAACCTAAGCCTAAAGGTTGACGGCGATTTTGGGAAAAACACGGCCGATGCCGTAAAAGCCTTTAAGTACCTGCAAAACCTCCCATTCGATAGTGTTCTCGACGAAGTTGCAGGCATGAAGCTAATGAAGCTCCCCCACCTATAG
- a CDS encoding PTS transporter subunit EIIC: MSSSFKNEVQTFGRSLLLPIAVLAPVGMIMGVSSALGQAYMVEKLPLLGNEFFTTLFQSLRDIASVIFSNIPLLFAMGVAYGMSKKEKGIAVFASVIAYLTLLISMKVSLQLTGTLTTDNPGLVGQGMVLGVHTLKIEALGGIIAGLVAALTTDRFYRLELPLAFAFFSGKKSVAIISIALIVPIGLLIPFFWNMFTSAMVSLSSIFMAEGFGPGIYWTLNRLLIPFGLHHVFSSALRFTEAGGIYVIDGVTYTGILPAMNQILFELGPNHPAWQEHMPTLSAYLAPGQMLTTLFRIPAIGLAMYHTAFAKNKTIAKGLILTIVLTAFLGNVTEPLEFSFLFIAPKLFFVYALLCGLLTVPMYYLDISMGYIRGTIFDFGIFGLMYENTQWLSLVILGLINFVVFYFVFRYAIVKFNVATPGREKDVGDNTLLINKEYGKIADIVVEALGGKGNIKRVENCVTRLRIDVKDQKIIDVKKFKEAGSSGTFIPSSNHVHVVFGPHVEFVRNAVDDNLAQGA, translated from the coding sequence ATGAGTTCTAGCTTCAAAAACGAAGTCCAGACATTCGGTCGCTCCTTGCTCCTACCCATCGCGGTGCTAGCCCCGGTAGGTATGATCATGGGGGTGTCGAGTGCACTTGGACAAGCTTATATGGTGGAAAAGCTCCCGCTCTTGGGGAACGAGTTTTTTACCACTCTGTTCCAGTCCCTGCGTGATATTGCCAGTGTCATCTTCTCTAACATTCCGTTGCTGTTTGCGATGGGGGTGGCTTACGGCATGTCGAAGAAAGAAAAGGGGATTGCGGTATTTGCCTCGGTTATCGCTTACTTGACGTTGCTGATTTCGATGAAAGTCAGTTTGCAACTGACCGGCACCCTGACCACTGATAACCCCGGGCTGGTGGGGCAGGGCATGGTTTTAGGGGTGCATACCCTCAAGATTGAAGCGCTGGGTGGTATTATTGCCGGTTTGGTGGCCGCCTTGACCACCGACAGGTTCTATCGCCTCGAGTTGCCATTGGCTTTTGCTTTCTTCAGCGGCAAAAAATCGGTAGCGATCATCTCAATCGCGCTCATTGTGCCGATCGGCTTGTTGATCCCGTTCTTCTGGAATATGTTCACCTCAGCCATGGTGAGCCTGTCGAGTATCTTTATGGCCGAGGGCTTTGGCCCGGGGATCTACTGGACACTCAATCGCTTGTTGATCCCGTTTGGCCTCCATCATGTGTTCAGCTCTGCGCTTCGCTTTACTGAAGCCGGCGGGATCTACGTCATCGATGGGGTGACTTACACCGGTATTCTTCCGGCGATGAACCAAATTCTGTTTGAGCTCGGCCCTAACCATCCTGCTTGGCAAGAGCATATGCCAACCCTTTCTGCCTACTTGGCGCCGGGACAGATGCTGACTACCCTGTTCCGTATCCCTGCGATTGGTCTGGCGATGTACCACACCGCGTTTGCCAAGAACAAGACCATTGCCAAAGGCCTGATCCTGACCATTGTGCTGACGGCGTTCTTGGGCAACGTCACTGAGCCGCTGGAATTCTCATTCCTGTTCATCGCGCCGAAACTGTTCTTTGTCTACGCCCTGCTGTGCGGTTTGCTGACTGTACCTATGTACTACCTGGACATCTCTATGGGGTATATCCGCGGTACGATCTTTGACTTCGGGATCTTTGGCCTGATGTACGAAAATACCCAGTGGCTGAGCCTGGTTATCCTCGGCTTGATTAACTTCGTGGTGTTCTATTTCGTCTTCCGCTACGCCATCGTTAAGTTCAACGTTGCTACCCCGGGGCGCGAAAAGGATGTTGGCGACAATACGCTTTTGATCAACAAGGAATACGGCAAGATTGCGGATATCGTCGTTGAGGCCCTTGGCGGCAAAGGCAACATCAAACGTGTCGAAAACTGTGTGACCCGCCTGCGTATCGACGTGAAAGATCAGAAAATTATCGATGTGAAGAAATTCAAAGAAGCTGGCTCTTCGGGGACGTTCATCCCATCCAGTAACCATGTCCATGTTGTATTCGGCCCACATGTCGAGTTTGTACGTAACGCTGTCGATGACAATCTAGCCCAGGGAGCATAA
- the tesB gene encoding acyl-CoA thioesterase II, producing the protein MSKELNELLTLLHLEQLEQGLFRGQSEHLGLPQVYGGQVLGQALSAAKETVDEDRQVHSFHSYFLRPGDPHKPIIYDVENLRDGHSFSTRRVKAIQYGRPIFYITASYQAEESGFEHQSTMPNVPSYEGLMSEQQLVLAMADKLPKSAVKHFGCDRPIEVRPVNVVNPLAPQPTEAKQYLWIKANGEMPDDPRIHQYLLAYASDWGFLVTALQPHGVSLFNPQMKVATIDHSMWFHRPFRMDEWLLYAIDSPSASNARGLVRGEIYNQKGELVASAVQEGLMRHTGDK; encoded by the coding sequence ATGAGCAAAGAACTGAATGAACTTCTCACTCTGCTACATTTAGAGCAGCTTGAACAAGGATTATTCCGTGGCCAAAGTGAGCATTTGGGTTTACCACAAGTTTATGGCGGCCAGGTCCTTGGACAAGCCCTGTCGGCGGCGAAGGAAACCGTCGATGAGGACCGCCAAGTGCACTCATTCCACAGTTACTTCTTACGTCCGGGCGATCCCCACAAACCGATCATTTACGATGTCGAAAACCTCCGTGACGGACACAGCTTCAGCACCCGCCGGGTCAAGGCAATTCAGTACGGCCGGCCAATTTTCTATATCACGGCGTCTTATCAGGCAGAAGAAAGTGGGTTCGAGCACCAATCGACCATGCCCAATGTCCCTTCCTATGAAGGATTGATGTCAGAACAGCAGCTCGTGCTGGCAATGGCCGATAAACTACCGAAAAGTGCAGTTAAGCATTTCGGCTGCGATCGGCCGATTGAAGTACGGCCGGTCAATGTGGTCAACCCGCTAGCCCCGCAGCCAACCGAGGCCAAGCAGTACCTTTGGATCAAAGCCAACGGCGAGATGCCAGACGATCCGCGTATCCACCAGTACCTGTTGGCTTACGCCTCCGACTGGGGATTCTTGGTCACCGCCTTGCAACCGCACGGTGTCAGCTTATTCAACCCACAGATGAAAGTGGCAACCATTGACCACTCCATGTGGTTCCACCGCCCGTTCCGTATGGATGAGTGGCTTCTTTACGCTATCGACAGTCCATCGGCTAGTAATGCCCGCGGCTTGGTCCGAGGTGAGATCTACAACCAGAAAGGCGAACTGGTCGCCTCCGCGGTACAGGAAGGCCTGATGCGCCATACTGGGGATAAATAG
- a CDS encoding peptidoglycan-binding domain-containing protein, with translation MEFYKPKRSIEVVFLHCSASDSPAHDNVETMRKWHLARKWNDVGYHYFIRKDGLIENGRDIEKIPAAQLGYNQGSIAICLHGLKPELFTEQQFNSLISLCRQINEAYENQIIFRGHCEVSNKACPVFDYRTVLGLDHFGEMTYASNPHFKESPARILHGTLKLTSLGAEVLVLQQRLNQTLQTALAEDGIFGQQTKSAVMAFQEKRGITIDGVVGPVTWQQLLST, from the coding sequence ATGGAATTCTATAAACCCAAACGTAGTATCGAAGTGGTATTTCTACACTGCAGTGCCAGTGACAGTCCAGCGCATGATAATGTCGAAACTATGAGGAAATGGCACCTTGCTAGGAAGTGGAATGATGTCGGATACCATTACTTTATTCGAAAGGACGGGCTTATCGAAAATGGCCGGGATATTGAAAAAATACCGGCCGCACAACTCGGCTACAATCAAGGGTCAATAGCCATCTGTCTACATGGGCTAAAACCAGAGCTATTTACTGAGCAGCAATTTAATTCTTTAATTTCACTCTGCAGGCAGATTAACGAAGCCTATGAAAACCAAATCATCTTCCGCGGTCATTGCGAAGTGTCAAACAAAGCTTGCCCGGTATTTGACTATCGTACAGTACTTGGCCTTGACCACTTTGGTGAGATGACATACGCATCCAACCCTCACTTTAAAGAGTCACCAGCCCGAATACTGCATGGAACGCTTAAACTCACCTCTTTGGGCGCTGAAGTACTTGTACTACAACAGCGCCTAAACCAAACATTACAAACGGCGTTAGCAGAGGATGGGATATTCGGTCAGCAGACAAAATCTGCGGTCATGGCCTTTCAGGAAAAAAGAGGTATTACCATTGATGGTGTAGTAGGCCCAGTCACCTGGCAACAATTGCTCTCAACCTAA
- a CDS encoding PRD domain-containing protein, producing the protein MNSFDLALAKYIQEFSPVPIRTVENHFNKTKSTIARSISKLNQWVEIDDFISFDKQNITTNFSYSGYTKLLNQLPLSHYHSNTSERIKALLVEMALTETVNKKQFYTLFNVSDTTLKNDRKHILSTLECLGLVNETVVKKGTRLTGEEAKIRIHTARTVLNTLELDKDNLLIEHLSNTPVNKLIASHFLSYCHDYLVTSAAMYNQLEQQYRVRLSYNSKKFLIIYFSLTLLRGRQGRRLSALDIDDWLSNQYFKVFDNHEENLLASRILASMTFYSGKYNCYDPRLTPQIENFTQKLCGSIRTHIHNRNDFFADLYSVIKSCLTQAKLNISFPDKKLSKVKERHQFVYQLVEKYIADVERSVGLVLSENHLATITMVIKKYVVQNKAIDRERARIYLVSNSSHNKLGYFIEKLKTHFHIDIKGIVNSNEIIHIPEDQYDVLITFTNKISRYLSFHGKTSVKVDFQLGESDLRALKQLGLSRSARKIPVDQFIAQIQQLSPHELNHLLKTQYKEHFI; encoded by the coding sequence ATGAATAGCTTTGATTTAGCCTTAGCCAAGTATATTCAAGAGTTCTCTCCCGTTCCGATAAGGACTGTCGAGAATCATTTTAATAAAACGAAATCGACCATCGCGAGAAGTATCAGCAAGCTTAATCAATGGGTTGAAATTGACGATTTTATTAGTTTTGATAAACAAAATATTACCACTAATTTTTCATATTCCGGCTATACCAAACTTTTAAATCAATTACCCCTAAGTCACTACCATAGCAATACCAGTGAGCGGATAAAGGCTTTATTAGTCGAAATGGCCTTGACGGAGACGGTAAATAAAAAGCAGTTCTATACCTTGTTCAATGTCAGTGATACGACGCTCAAGAATGATCGGAAACATATTCTATCAACCCTGGAATGCCTGGGTTTAGTCAATGAAACCGTCGTGAAGAAAGGAACAAGGCTAACGGGAGAAGAAGCTAAGATCCGGATCCATACCGCAAGGACAGTGCTTAATACACTTGAATTGGACAAGGATAACCTGCTGATTGAGCATCTTTCAAACACGCCGGTTAATAAGCTGATAGCCAGCCATTTTCTGTCCTACTGCCATGATTATCTTGTTACTTCTGCGGCAATGTATAACCAACTTGAGCAACAATACCGGGTAAGGCTTTCCTATAATTCAAAGAAGTTCCTGATTATATATTTTTCTCTGACCCTACTAAGGGGCAGGCAAGGGCGCAGGCTCTCAGCGCTGGATATCGATGACTGGCTATCGAATCAATATTTTAAGGTATTTGATAACCATGAAGAAAACCTGTTGGCTAGCCGTATTCTTGCTTCTATGACGTTTTATTCGGGTAAATATAATTGTTATGACCCGCGTCTGACGCCGCAGATAGAAAATTTCACCCAGAAGCTATGTGGCAGTATCCGAACGCATATCCATAATCGGAATGACTTTTTCGCCGATCTTTATAGTGTTATTAAAAGCTGTTTAACTCAGGCTAAGCTGAATATTTCATTTCCAGATAAAAAGTTGTCAAAAGTTAAGGAAAGACATCAGTTTGTCTATCAGTTAGTTGAGAAATATATTGCTGATGTTGAGCGAAGTGTTGGACTGGTTTTAAGTGAAAATCATCTCGCAACGATTACGATGGTAATAAAGAAATATGTGGTGCAAAATAAAGCGATTGATAGAGAAAGAGCAAGAATCTATCTGGTTAGTAATTCTTCACACAATAAACTCGGCTATTTTATTGAGAAATTAAAAACCCATTTCCACATTGATATTAAAGGGATCGTCAATAGCAATGAAATTATTCACATCCCCGAAGACCAATATGATGTGTTGATTACTTTTACCAATAAAATTTCCCGCTATTTATCTTTCCATGGCAAAACATCGGTCAAAGTAGATTTCCAGCTGGGTGAAAGCGATCTCAGGGCGCTAAAACAGCTCGGACTGTCTCGATCGGCGCGCAAGATCCCGGTCGACCAATTCATTGCGCAGATCCAGCAACTCTCCCCGCATGAGCTCAACCATTTACTAAAAACACAGTATAAAGAGCACTTTATTTAA